Proteins found in one Bremerella volcania genomic segment:
- a CDS encoding glucosamine-6-phosphate deaminase: protein MKLEVLEDAKRLGIAAARRGAEAIRNAIAENGRANIIVATGASQFETLSALIAEEGIDWSHVTGFHLDEYLGLDDQHPASFCRYLRERFVEHVPLKKFHYVDGTGADPHQVCRELGQLIQDHPIDVAFVGIGENGHLAFNDPPADFDTNEPYLVVELDEACRKQQAGEGWFATIDDVPTQAISMSCRHILKSKTIICSVPDKRKAEAVRSSLEGPVTPDVPASILQTHESTTLYVDKAAASLLTSSTLSD, encoded by the coding sequence ATGAAACTCGAAGTCTTAGAAGATGCCAAACGGTTGGGAATTGCAGCCGCTCGTCGCGGTGCGGAGGCTATCCGCAATGCGATTGCCGAAAACGGTCGAGCGAACATCATCGTTGCCACTGGGGCTTCTCAGTTCGAGACGCTATCCGCGCTGATTGCTGAAGAAGGCATTGACTGGAGCCATGTCACAGGGTTTCATCTGGACGAATACCTTGGGCTCGATGATCAACATCCTGCTTCGTTTTGCCGTTACTTGCGAGAGCGTTTCGTGGAACATGTTCCTCTGAAAAAGTTTCACTACGTGGACGGCACCGGTGCTGATCCTCATCAGGTTTGTCGTGAGTTAGGGCAACTTATTCAAGATCATCCCATCGATGTTGCCTTCGTCGGAATTGGTGAGAATGGACACCTCGCATTCAATGACCCTCCTGCGGACTTCGATACTAACGAACCCTATCTGGTGGTTGAACTGGACGAAGCTTGCCGAAAACAGCAAGCTGGCGAAGGATGGTTTGCCACGATCGATGACGTACCAACGCAAGCCATCAGTATGTCTTGTCGTCACATTTTGAAGTCAAAAACCATCATTTGTAGTGTTCCCGACAAGCGAAAAGCGGAAGCTGTACGTAGTAGCCTTGAGGGACCTGTTACCCCAGACGTTCCCGCCTCCATTTTGCAGACGCATGAGAGTACGACTTTGTACGTCGACAAGGCGGCTGCATCACTGCTTACCTCCTCGACCCTCTCCGACTAA
- the gmd gene encoding GDP-mannose 4,6-dehydratase yields the protein MSNIALITGITGQDGSYLAEFLLEKGYQVHGCFRRSSTNAFERIEHLTDKIELHCTDLLDQASLERLIAKIKPTEVYNLAAQSFVGSSWDQPILTGEVTGLGVTRLLEAIRMVDTSIRFYQASSSEMFGKVHETPQRETTPFHPRSPYGVAKAYGHWMTVNYRESYDMYACGGILFNHESPRRGLEFVTRKISDAVARIKLGLATEVRLGNLDARRDWGFAGDYVEAMWLMLQQDKPIDYVIGTGETYRVGDFVQIAFDRVGLNWEKHVVIDPKFYRPAEVDLLLADPMKAQEELNWKPKMSFQELVETMVDHDLQRLSALANTSLKVLRKSA from the coding sequence ATGTCGAATATCGCGCTGATTACCGGAATCACGGGCCAGGATGGTTCGTATCTTGCTGAATTCCTTCTCGAAAAAGGCTATCAGGTACATGGCTGTTTTCGCCGAAGCAGTACCAATGCCTTCGAGCGCATCGAACACCTCACCGATAAGATCGAACTCCACTGCACGGACCTGCTCGATCAAGCATCTCTGGAACGCTTGATTGCGAAGATCAAGCCGACCGAAGTTTACAACCTGGCAGCCCAAAGCTTTGTAGGCAGCAGTTGGGACCAGCCCATCCTTACCGGAGAGGTAACCGGATTGGGCGTGACGCGACTTCTGGAAGCGATCCGCATGGTCGACACGTCGATTCGCTTCTACCAAGCAAGTAGCAGCGAAATGTTCGGCAAGGTCCATGAGACGCCTCAGAGAGAGACGACTCCATTTCACCCTCGCAGCCCCTATGGCGTCGCTAAGGCCTACGGTCACTGGATGACTGTCAACTACCGTGAAAGCTACGATATGTATGCGTGCGGTGGGATCCTTTTCAATCATGAATCTCCACGACGCGGTCTTGAGTTCGTTACTCGAAAAATCAGTGATGCCGTCGCACGCATTAAACTGGGGCTCGCCACGGAAGTTCGTCTGGGCAACCTGGACGCCCGTCGCGACTGGGGTTTCGCTGGCGACTATGTGGAAGCGATGTGGCTGATGCTACAGCAAGACAAGCCTATCGATTATGTGATTGGCACCGGTGAAACGTATCGCGTGGGTGACTTTGTTCAAATCGCGTTCGATCGGGTTGGACTGAACTGGGAAAAACACGTCGTGATCGATCCTAAGTTTTATCGCCCGGCCGAGGTCGATCTGCTGCTTGCCGATCCCATGAAAGCACAAGAAGAGTTGAACTGGAAACCCAAGATGTCTTTCCAGGAACTCGTCGAGACAATGGTCGACCACGACCTTCAGCGGCTCTCCGCGCTGGCCAA
- a CDS encoding NRAMP family divalent metal transporter yields MSDAAAESQKQVSFLRVVKAIGPAIVVASVVLGPGSILANSKVGAAYGYNMIWVLGLASVFMALTVFLAAVIGTSFDRTPFSEIAHRLGRPVSVGIGIVFFLITSCFQFTNNLAIIDVINIATDSTNMGASAWWMSLVAIVLINAGLVWALYGSSTPYRFIEKMMMVMVGIMLLGFVVNLAVVQPEISKIFAGMIPSFPDGGGSPENIVMLLGMFGTTFSIAGAFYQIYGVREKNWTRDNIANGIVDSIVGIAVLGGISFIIMVTSAAVLQDAKLTSITDVAKQLEPLIGPRAKFMFCIGISAGAFSSLLVNALIGGTALSDSLGMSASVKDQPVKALTVAGLAVGMLVAIAVNWLGLSSVSLIVFAQALTVIGVPLLAFAMLYLAIKLPPTKLKVPACTIATCSLLIAVLLSGRMVLSLIERFS; encoded by the coding sequence ATGTCGGATGCGGCGGCTGAAAGCCAAAAGCAAGTTTCCTTCCTGAGAGTCGTCAAAGCGATTGGACCGGCGATTGTCGTCGCCTCGGTCGTGCTCGGACCAGGCAGCATCTTGGCCAACTCGAAGGTAGGTGCTGCGTACGGTTATAACATGATCTGGGTATTGGGCCTGGCATCAGTATTCATGGCGCTTACCGTCTTTCTCGCGGCCGTAATCGGCACGAGCTTCGACCGTACTCCGTTTTCGGAAATTGCTCACCGATTAGGTCGACCCGTTTCCGTAGGAATTGGAATTGTATTCTTTCTGATCACCAGTTGTTTCCAATTTACCAACAACCTGGCCATCATCGATGTGATCAACATTGCGACGGACAGCACGAACATGGGGGCCTCGGCCTGGTGGATGTCGCTCGTGGCCATCGTTTTGATCAATGCCGGATTGGTATGGGCCTTGTACGGCAGTAGTACCCCATATCGATTTATTGAAAAAATGATGATGGTGATGGTAGGGATCATGCTGCTAGGCTTCGTTGTGAATCTGGCGGTCGTTCAGCCTGAAATCTCCAAGATCTTCGCCGGAATGATTCCTTCTTTTCCAGACGGTGGTGGTTCTCCGGAAAACATCGTGATGTTACTGGGAATGTTTGGCACGACGTTTTCCATCGCCGGAGCGTTCTATCAAATCTACGGAGTTCGCGAGAAGAACTGGACGCGCGATAACATCGCCAACGGAATCGTTGACTCGATCGTTGGTATTGCAGTCCTCGGGGGCATCAGCTTTATCATTATGGTGACTTCAGCTGCGGTCCTTCAGGACGCGAAGCTGACCAGCATCACGGATGTCGCCAAGCAACTTGAACCGTTGATCGGACCGCGGGCCAAGTTCATGTTTTGCATTGGCATCTCTGCTGGTGCATTTAGTTCGCTCCTGGTCAATGCGTTAATTGGGGGAACGGCCCTGAGCGACAGCCTGGGGATGTCTGCCAGCGTGAAAGATCAACCGGTAAAAGCCCTCACCGTGGCCGGACTGGCAGTGGGAATGCTGGTCGCGATTGCCGTCAACTGGTTAGGGCTTTCCAGCGTATCTTTGATTGTCTTCGCCCAGGCCCTTACCGTCATTGGCGTGCCGCTGCTTGCTTTCGCAATGCTCTACCTGGCGATCAAGCTTCCCCCCACAAAACTGAAAGTCCCGGCATGCACCATTGCAACTTGCTCGCTACTGATTGCGGTCCTATTGTCAGGCAGGATGGTTTTGTCACTGATTGAAAGATTCAGCTAA
- a CDS encoding DUF1559 domain-containing protein, protein MKRNRGFTLVELLVVIAIIGVLIALLLPAVQQAREAARRMQCSNNLKQLGLAFHNYHDTYGRFMTGGDTSWQFYAVGWVPRIFPFIEQNTRYEGMEALAANYMMTRSPYRSHNQNNPIFGAVPGITCPSSPLGELSSDQPVTTNFPYHNVQGGLHYRGNGGSVDVDFVAATTAGRVGYSKSGIIYPNSRTRFADIVDGTTNTFLLGETSKVSTASGFAGLKPWTWGSTSYNANEWLMIDHKLVQYPINFPGSYGNNSTPFSSYHPGGALFVMCDGSVKFLTETMPLDTLKAVATRHNGEVVSGL, encoded by the coding sequence ATGAAACGAAATCGCGGATTCACGCTGGTGGAACTCCTTGTCGTCATCGCCATTATCGGTGTGTTGATTGCCTTGCTGCTGCCGGCGGTCCAACAAGCACGAGAAGCCGCTCGGCGCATGCAATGTAGTAACAACTTGAAGCAATTGGGCCTGGCTTTTCATAACTACCACGATACCTACGGGCGATTCATGACCGGTGGGGATACTTCATGGCAATTCTACGCGGTAGGTTGGGTTCCACGTATTTTCCCATTTATTGAGCAGAACACCCGGTATGAAGGGATGGAGGCACTCGCGGCAAACTACATGATGACGCGGAGTCCATACCGCAGCCACAACCAAAATAATCCAATCTTTGGGGCCGTCCCCGGGATCACCTGCCCGTCGTCTCCTCTGGGCGAGCTTTCTTCCGACCAGCCGGTTACCACGAACTTTCCATATCACAACGTCCAGGGTGGTCTTCACTACCGAGGCAATGGCGGTTCGGTCGACGTTGATTTCGTTGCCGCAACGACAGCTGGCCGAGTCGGCTATTCAAAATCGGGGATCATTTATCCCAATAGCCGAACACGCTTTGCCGACATTGTTGACGGAACCACCAATACGTTTCTGTTGGGTGAGACCTCGAAGGTCAGTACTGCCTCAGGATTTGCAGGTCTGAAGCCGTGGACGTGGGGCTCGACTTCCTACAACGCGAACGAATGGTTGATGATCGACCACAAGCTGGTTCAATATCCGATCAATTTCCCAGGCTCGTATGGCAACAACTCGACGCCGTTCTCCAGTTACCATCCTGGTGGTGCTTTGTTTGTGATGTGCGACGGAAGCGTCAAATTCCTGACGGAAACAATGCCTCTCGATACGCTTAAAGCGGTTGCGACACGCCACAACGGCGAGGTCGTCTCCGGACTATAA
- a CDS encoding LacI family DNA-binding transcriptional regulator gives MAQEPRKVRLLDIANKAGVSRAAVGHILNNSGADCVRVSEATREKVLKIAAELDYRPNRAAQRLRGMPTKIIGVVLDTVNLAVFSARLAAIEAEAHNRGYRLMIGQAHHDPDEIKTYLDDFADHGMDAILCMFDVMQDFRPKLKKVFRGRENIIVHSSPILKAQPCVRVETSSAIEQLVDHLADRGRKKIAIQLWSPSDQLMSIRSEAWKENVKRRKLPTTNSLIWTNPEATQKPSREAIDDCIQKLVVTNKADAIIASNDEWAVRLIQGLERHGYTVPKDVAVTGYDNLDIADVIEPGLTTIDQCHAEYAKQAMDLVEETIAGTISPSKRLRVIRPQLVVREST, from the coding sequence ATGGCCCAAGAACCACGGAAAGTCCGCCTCCTCGACATTGCGAACAAAGCTGGGGTCTCCCGTGCAGCGGTGGGGCATATCCTCAATAACTCGGGAGCGGATTGCGTTCGCGTCTCAGAGGCGACGCGCGAGAAGGTTCTCAAAATTGCGGCGGAACTCGACTACCGTCCCAATCGTGCCGCTCAGCGACTCCGCGGCATGCCGACGAAGATCATCGGCGTGGTGCTGGACACCGTGAACCTGGCCGTCTTTTCGGCGCGTCTTGCCGCAATCGAAGCCGAAGCGCACAACCGCGGTTATCGCTTGATGATCGGTCAGGCTCATCATGATCCAGACGAAATCAAAACCTACCTGGATGACTTTGCGGATCATGGCATGGACGCAATTCTTTGCATGTTCGACGTCATGCAGGACTTCCGTCCTAAGCTGAAGAAGGTTTTTCGCGGGCGCGAGAACATCATCGTGCACTCTTCCCCCATTCTTAAAGCTCAACCTTGCGTTCGGGTCGAGACCTCCTCGGCGATTGAGCAGTTGGTCGATCACCTTGCCGATCGAGGACGTAAGAAAATTGCGATTCAACTCTGGTCCCCTTCGGATCAACTCATGTCGATTCGAAGCGAGGCTTGGAAAGAGAATGTCAAACGCCGCAAGCTACCTACGACCAACTCACTGATTTGGACCAATCCGGAAGCGACTCAGAAACCGTCCCGTGAGGCCATTGACGACTGTATCCAAAAGCTCGTCGTCACCAACAAAGCCGACGCGATCATCGCATCCAACGACGAATGGGCCGTTCGCCTGATCCAAGGACTTGAACGCCACGGATATACGGTTCCCAAGGACGTCGCCGTAACAGGCTATGACAATCTAGATATCGCCGATGTGATTGAACCAGGACTGACAACCATCGATCAGTGCCATGCAGAATACGCCAAGCAAGCTATGGACCTGGTTGAAGAAACCATCGCTGGAACGATTTCTCCGTCCAAGCGATTGCGGGTGATTCGACCGCAACTCGTTGTCCGCGAGTCGACCTAG
- a CDS encoding N-acetylglucosamine-6-phosphate deacetylase, producing MTTPKFIDLQINGYYGVDFNQDNISAEELNAACVALERDGVEQVLVTVITDDIAKMALRIRRLVRLRSNDQLVQRMIAGVHVEGPFISTEAGYVGAHPVYAAKQANWREMETLLEAADGLVRIVTLAPEQDPAQEITRRLVEEGIVVSAGHTNASLKELDAAIDAGLSMFTHLGNGCPRMMDRHDNIIQRVLSRSEHLQIGLIADGAHVPFFALKNYLDIIGINRAFVVSDAISAAGCGPGVYPLGDQEVTVGADGVPRAEDDSHLVGSATTMQQMAENLQCRLGLTATEIRRLTYTNPLNQLVGSVKAVSLRMSGSLKNGGHQATTT from the coding sequence ATGACTACCCCGAAATTCATCGATCTTCAGATCAATGGCTACTATGGCGTTGACTTTAACCAGGACAATATCTCCGCGGAAGAACTGAACGCTGCATGCGTGGCACTAGAGCGAGATGGCGTCGAGCAAGTTCTGGTAACGGTCATCACGGATGACATCGCCAAAATGGCCTTGCGAATTCGCCGTCTCGTCCGCCTGCGTAGTAACGATCAACTTGTTCAACGAATGATCGCCGGCGTGCATGTCGAAGGGCCGTTCATCAGTACCGAGGCTGGGTATGTTGGGGCACATCCCGTCTATGCGGCCAAGCAGGCCAACTGGCGGGAAATGGAGACGCTTCTTGAAGCTGCTGATGGACTGGTGCGAATTGTTACCTTGGCACCTGAACAAGATCCGGCCCAGGAAATTACTCGCCGTCTTGTCGAAGAAGGGATTGTCGTTTCCGCTGGGCATACGAATGCATCGCTGAAGGAACTCGACGCGGCGATCGACGCAGGACTTTCAATGTTTACCCACCTGGGTAACGGCTGTCCGCGGATGATGGATCGGCACGATAACATTATTCAGCGGGTTTTAAGCCGGTCCGAGCATCTGCAAATTGGACTTATCGCCGATGGGGCGCACGTTCCGTTTTTCGCTTTGAAGAACTACCTCGACATCATTGGCATCAATCGAGCATTTGTTGTCTCGGATGCCATATCCGCTGCAGGCTGCGGCCCTGGTGTTTATCCGTTGGGTGATCAAGAGGTAACCGTCGGTGCGGATGGAGTTCCCCGAGCCGAAGACGATAGCCACTTGGTAGGCTCAGCGACGACGATGCAGCAGATGGCGGAAAACCTTCAGTGCCGACTAGGCCTGACCGCGACGGAGATACGTCGTCTTACTTATACCAACCCGCTGAACCAATTGGTCGGCTCTGTAAAGGCTGTCTCTCTGCGGATGAGTGGTTCGTTGAAAAACGGTGGTCATCAAGCGACAACGACTTAG
- a CDS encoding glycosyltransferase family 4 protein → MHVDRWCAARGYSKSGRSWAAFCQDLVPNWVGTANRLKLNRLGTRIRKLLYPRTIDRFARKVIQRLRPPHVAVNPGTGDVILMPDSWWDLPELFEAIQSAQQNGAIVGAMVHDLIPIRFPEFFDGGMRTKFTPWMQRLVRTVDFILGDAQAGEDDLWRFIQEENAPIERHNVSHVRLGCDIGPVRQVDISKVPGNIRRLFAEREKAPYLMVSTIEVRKNHHYLLDAFELLWQEGVDVSLALVGRVGWKCDDLVARISNHPEVGKRLHFLDNVNDDALNYIYQRSKGFLFSSKAEGFGLPIVEAQHHGLHVFASDIPIFREVAGSGAQFFSLDDPSHLQRQIVAFENEQGWESKPSITVENEPWKAVFPKLVDVVAHLAGNLLEARSASASRAA, encoded by the coding sequence GTGCATGTCGATCGCTGGTGTGCGGCGCGTGGTTACAGCAAGTCAGGACGCAGCTGGGCAGCCTTTTGCCAAGACCTTGTTCCAAATTGGGTCGGAACGGCAAACCGCTTGAAGCTCAATAGGCTCGGCACACGTATCCGAAAATTATTGTACCCGCGAACCATCGATCGTTTTGCTCGCAAAGTGATTCAGCGGCTTCGACCGCCTCATGTCGCCGTCAATCCTGGGACAGGCGATGTTATCTTGATGCCGGACTCTTGGTGGGATCTACCGGAACTGTTCGAGGCTATTCAAAGCGCCCAGCAGAACGGAGCCATCGTTGGTGCCATGGTTCACGACCTGATCCCAATACGGTTTCCCGAATTCTTCGACGGGGGAATGCGCACCAAGTTTACGCCTTGGATGCAGCGTCTGGTGCGTACGGTCGATTTTATTCTCGGAGACGCTCAAGCCGGAGAAGATGACTTGTGGCGGTTCATTCAGGAAGAGAACGCCCCGATCGAAAGACACAATGTCAGCCACGTTCGATTGGGATGTGACATCGGCCCGGTCCGACAGGTCGATATTTCCAAGGTACCTGGGAATATTCGCCGACTCTTCGCTGAGCGCGAAAAAGCCCCCTATCTAATGGTTTCGACGATTGAAGTCCGTAAAAATCATCATTATCTGCTCGATGCCTTTGAGCTTCTATGGCAGGAAGGCGTCGATGTTTCGCTAGCACTTGTCGGCCGCGTCGGCTGGAAGTGCGACGACTTGGTCGCGAGAATTTCCAACCACCCTGAAGTAGGCAAACGTCTTCATTTTCTGGACAACGTCAATGATGACGCCCTGAATTACATCTACCAAAGAAGCAAAGGCTTTCTTTTCTCGTCGAAAGCAGAAGGGTTTGGTTTGCCGATCGTTGAGGCACAACACCACGGCCTACACGTATTTGCCAGCGATATTCCCATCTTTCGCGAGGTTGCCGGAAGTGGGGCTCAGTTCTTTTCTCTGGATGACCCGTCACATCTCCAACGTCAGATCGTTGCCTTTGAGAATGAGCAGGGATGGGAATCTAAGCCAAGTATCACCGTAGAAAATGAGCCATGGAAAGCAGTCTTTCCGAAACTTGTTGATGTGGTGGCTCATTTAGCCGGCAATCTACTGGAAGCTCGCTCGGCAAGTGCATCACGTGCTGCTTAG